In Candidatus Auribacterota bacterium, the DNA window ATCTGCGAAAGTCGGGCTAAAAATGCAAGATGCGCCATTTCATATGTCATCTTCGATCTTTGCACGAGTGTTTTGACTTTTTCGTTTTTACTTTTGCCTTTCTACCGCTCCCCCTTCAGCACGACGAGCTCAGGGACGATCTTGAGCAGCAGCTTCTTGCAGCACGCCCTGATATCCTCCACATTGGTGTAGCTGAGCACCTCTTCCGCGAGTGCTCTCGCCTGGGCGAGGTGTACCGAGCGTATCACTTTTTTTATCTCCGGAATGGAGACCATGCTCACGCTGAACTCGTCCAAGCCCATGCCCATGAGGATGAGGGCGAGGGATGGTTCTCCCGCCATCTCGCCGCACATCCCCACCCAGATGTTCTCATTGTGACCGGCGGCGATGATCTGTTTGATGAGCCTGAGAATCGCGGGGTGTCGGGGTTCGTAGAGGTACGCGATCTTTTCGTTCACGCGGTCTACCGCGAGCGAGTACTGGATAAGATCATTCGTGCCGATGCTGAAGAAATCCACGTGCTTGGCGAGGATATCGGCGGTGAGCGCCGCTGAGGGGATCTCGATCATCACCCCCACCTCTATCTCCCTGTCGAATTCCTTCCCGTGTTTCCTCAACTCGTTCTTGGCCTCCTCGAGAATCTCTTTGGCGCGGAGCACCTCCTCGAAGCCGGAGATCATGGGGAACATTACCTTGACGTTCCCCACGCTCGAGGCCCTCAAGATCGCCCTGAGCTGTGTCTTGAAGATGTCGGTTCTCTCCAGACAGAAACGGATCCCACGCCAGCCGAGGAACGGATTCATCTCCCGAGGGACCTGCGGGTCGGAGAGGAACTTGTCGCCGCCGATATCAAGGGTGCGGATAATCGCGGAGTGGGGGCGCACGTGCTCGGCGACCGTCTTGTACGCCCGGTACTGTTCCTCCTCGGTGGGGAGATCCTTGCGGTTCATGTAGAAAAACTCCGTCCGGTAGAGGCCGACCCCCTCCGCGCCGTGCTCGAGGGCGGGAGCGACGTCCTCTGGCAGCTCGATATTGGCGGCGAGGGCGACGCGGTATCCGTCGAGCGTTTCCGCGGGGAGGTTCTTGAGGCTGGTCAACCGCTCCTCGATGACCTGAATCCTGTTCTTTAGCTGAGTGTACTTCTGGAGCGTCTGCTTCGTAGGCGAGGTGATGACCATGCCGCCGGTCCCGTCGACGATGAGTGTCTCTCCGGATTTGATCTTCTGGGTGAGATCGCGAAGCCCGACGACCGCGGGTACTTTGAGCGAGCGGGCCATGATGGCGGTGTGCGAGGTCATCGCGCCGATGTCGGTGACGAAGCTGATCACCTTGTCCTTGTGCATGAGCGCCGTGTCGGAGGGAGAGAGGTCGTGGGCGACGATGATCACCTCTTCCTTGAGCCTGCTCACGTCCTCGCGCTTTTCGCCCATCAGGTTGTGGAGCACCCTGCGGGTGACGTCCCTGATATCGCTCGCGCGCTCCTTGAGGTAGTCGTCCTCGATCTGGGAAAAGATATCGGCATATTTCTTGCCGACCTGCTGGAATATATACTCGATGTTGTAGTGCTCGCGCTCTATCTTCTTGATCACGTCCTCGATCAGCGACCGGTCCTCGAGGACGAGGAGGTGCGCGTTGAAGATTTCAGCGTGCTCGGTCCCGAGTCGCTCGGATAGCTTGCTCTGGATATCGAGGATCTCTTTCCTGGTGCGGATCAGCGCGTCTTCGAATCGGGCGATCTCCGTGGGGACCTGCTCTGCGTCGATGTGCCGCTTGATGACCACAACCTCCTCGCTGTCGAAGATAAAGGCTTTTCCGATGGCAACGCCCGGCGAGACACCGATGCCGTGGTGGCTTTCTTGCGTGAGCCTGGGACGCCTTATTATTTTCGCGGGCATTTTAACCTTCTCCGAATTTTCCCTTCACCAGCGCCTCGAGGGCCCTCACCGCCTCTGCGGCGTCTGCTCCCCCGGCGGTGACGGTGATCTTCAATCCCTTGCCGGCCGCGAGCATCATGATCCCCATGATGCTCTTTCCATTGACCTTCTCGTTGCCCCTCTCGACGGTGATGTCAGATGAGAACTTGTTGGCCAGCTGCACGAACATGGCCGCGGGCCTGGCGTGGAGGCCAAGCCTGTTCGTGATCGTGAGATCCTTTTTCACTACTGTATCGGCCATTGGGCCCTTCTACCTCTCGGGGGCGATTTGGATCAGCTTGATAATGATATCTGCGAGCCGCTCAGGATCGTGTCTGACGTAATCACGTGCGCTGATGACATCTTCGACAATTACCCGGTACGGCTGATGGCGCATCTCTTTGAGGTCGACCGCGACGGGCTCAGCGTTCTCGCCCTGATACTTTTTGAGCAGCGAGGATGGCACTCTGCCGTTATTGCACACCACGTAATCGACGATGTCGGTGTCGGCGTGCCTGAGCAGCGCCTCAACGTGCTGCGACGCGGTGTACCCCTTTGTTTCTCCCGCTTGCGTCATCACATTGCAGACGTATATCTTCACTGCGGGGGAGGCGGCGAGTGCTGCGGACATCCCCTCGACGAGGAGGTTGGGGATAATGCTCGTATAGAGACTGCCGGGGCCCAGGACAATCGCGTCGCTCTCGCTGATCGCCTGGAGCGCCGTTTCCGTCGGACGGCTCCCGCTCGGCTCAAGGGCGACCTCCACCACCCCGCGCGCGCTCTTCGCAATCATTTCTTCCCCGCGGGTGACCGTGCCATCCGTGTGCCTGGCGACCAGGGACACGTTGCGCAACGTGCACGGCACCACCCGTCCGCTGATGGCGAGGACCTTGCTCGAAGCCTCCACCGCCTTTTCAAAGTCGCCGGTGACCTTCGTCATGGCCATGATAAAGAGGTTGCCAAAGCTGTGGCCGCCGAGCTCGCTGCAGTCATCAAACCGGTACTGGAAGAGCCGGCTCATGAGCGGCTCCGCGTCCGCGAGTGATACGAGGCAGTTGCGGATATCCCCCGGGGGGGGAAGGTTGAAGTCCCGCCGCAGCCGACCGGAGCTGCCGCCGTCATCCGCCACGGTGACAATCGCGGTCAGGTTGCTCGAGTACCTCTTGAGCCCCTGGAGGAGGACGGAGAGACCGGTTCCCCCCCCGATGGCCGTGATTCTCGGCCCCTTGCGCAACTGCGTCTTCTTGAACAGGATATCCACGAACTTGGTCTCTCCCCCCGGCAGGAATACATTCAGCAGGGAGCGGGAGAGTTTTGCGAGTGTGTAGAATTCGAGTCCCACACCGGCAACGAGCAGCGCCGCTCCGAGCGAACGGAACGCGATCGATTTTCCCGACACCAGAAGCACGTGAAAGCCGAGGCCGAAAACGAGCAGTCCCCCGCCGCACGCGAACCACCAGCGCTTGACACCCATCCCCGGATAAAACCATTTGAGTAATCGCATTGGTGATACGATTGAGGATTCAATTTGAACCTCGTAAGACTCAACCCTCAACCATCGACTTTTATTCCTTCTTCATCACTTCGATGAGGTCCCGGTCGAGAGCCTTGGCGGCGTGCCTGCCCATCTTCTTCAGGCGCTGATTGAGTGCGGCGGCCTCGAGGAGGAGGACAATGTCCCTCCCCGGCCTCACGGGAATGATGAGGTGGGGGAGGCTCTGCCCGAGGATCTCGATATTTTTGTCTTCCAGCCCCAGCCGCTCGTACTCCTTGCTGCTGTCCCATTCCTCAAGGGTGACCGCCAGTTCCACCTCCTGTGAATCCTTTATGCACGTGGCGCCGTAGAGATCCTGAACGTTGACAATGCCGAGGCCGCGAATCTCCACGTGGTGCTTGACGATATCCGCGCCGGTTCCTATGAGGTACTTTCCCCCCCGTAATTGTATCTTGACCACGTCGTCGGCGATGAGGCGGTGACCGCGCTTGATGAGCCCGAGGGCGCACTCACTCTTCCCCACGCCGCTCTTCCCGCAGATGAGGATGCCCACGCCGAACACCTCGAGCAGATCGGCACTCATGGAGGTTGAAGGTGAAAACTCATCCTCCAGGAAAATGGTCGCCTTGTTGATCAGCGACATGGTGACCATGGGGCTCCGGAAGAGAGGGACCCGCTCCCGCTCCGCCTCCTCAGGCAGCTCGGCGGGGGGCCGGTAGTTCCTCGCAATGATCACGCAGGGGACCCGTCGCTTGAGCAACTCGCGTATCCTCTTGCGGCGCAGCGTCACATCCATGCTGTGGAGATAGTTGATTTCAACCATTCCCAGCACCTGCGGCCTCCGGGATGCGAAGTAGTCAAAGTAGCCGGCGAGGGCGAGGCCGGGGCGGTTGAGCTCGGGCACCATGATGCGGCGCTTGAGCCCTTTCCCTCCTGCGACGAGCCTGAGTTTGAGCTTGTCCTTCGTGAGCTGATAAAACTCCTCAACCCTTATGCCTCGCATGAACCCTCCTTATCCGCGGGCGGGAGCTGCTCGGGGCGCCTGGAGCGACCTCTCTCGCCACCACCCCGGGTTGCTCAGCGATGCGGGAAATGCGTCCTCACGCTCGGTCTACTTCCCCGGCTCTATGAGCGCGTAGCTGCCGTTGACCTGTTGGTAGACGACGCTCGCGTTTTCCGCCGCGGTGTTCATGAAGAAGCGATACTTTTCTCCCGCAGCCACCATTGATGCGAGCGCCTCTTCCGGCGTTGCCCAGGCAACGTCGCAGGGCTCCTTCCTGAGGGGGCGCGGTTTCGCATCGGGCGTGAACGAGGCCTCGCTGAAGACCCGCAACTGGAATGTGGCCTGCTGATCCGGACCCTTGATCTTTTTGGGTATGAGATGGCCGATCTCGTGTTCGCCTATCCTGTAGAGCAGGTTTATCTCTTCAGTCTCCGCGTTGAGGAAGATGAAGAAGAGGTGGCGCTCAACCTTCATCTGTAAGAAGGCTTCCCCCGGGTACATCGGCTTCATGGGAAAACGCTGCGCGATGTAGGGCTCCTCCCATTCGGCGGTCTCCTCTCGTGGGGGCGCTCCATGGGCGCGCACCGGGGCCGGTTGGTGTTTCCGGAGGTGGCGTTCCTTGTAACGGAGGAGTTGTCGATCGAGCTTGGCCAGGGCACGGTCAATTGAGGCGTACATGTCAGGGGTCTCTTCCTGGCAGAAGAGATCGAGGTTCTTTCCCCTTGCGGAGAGCTCCACGCGGTGCCGGTACTTCTGCACGTCCATGATCACATGTATCTCATTGATATGGGGACGATCGTGCATGATACGGCCCAGCTTCTCTCGCGCGTAGTTCTTCATTGCTTCCGTGACATCCACGTGGCGCCCCGTGACGATCAATTGCATCTGATCCCTCCGTAAATCGTACGAGTGTGAATTGAGATGCGGTGTGGATTGCATGATCCGAATAACCGCATGATGAACTATCGCATTCTTTACACTTTCGACTTTTGGCTTTCAGCCGTGGTTGTCACATCTCGAAGCGTTCGCCCAGGTAGAATCGACGCGCCTCGGGGTCACTGATCAGGAACTCGGATGTCCCGTGGGTGAGGACCTTGCCCTCGTAGATCAGGTACGAGCGGTCTGTTATGGTCAATGTCTCCCTCACGCTGTGGTCGGTGAGGAGGATGCCGAGTCCCTTCGACTTGAGATTCGCGATGATCTGCTGGACGTCAAATACCGCGATCGGATCCACGCCAGAGAACGGTTCATCCAGGAGCATGAACGATGGGGACGTCACAAGCGCGCGGCTGATTTCGAGCCTCCTCCGCTCGCCGCCCGAGAGGGTATATGCCTTCTGCTTAGCAAGGTGGGCGATCCCCAGCTCGTTGAGCAGCTCATCAAGTCTGGTTTTCCGCTGGGCGCGAGAGAGCGGCAGCGTCTCAAGGATCGCCAGTATATTCTGCTCCACGGTAAGCTTCCTGAAGATTGACGATTCCTGAGAGAGATAGCTCATGCCCATGCGGGCCCTCTGGCAGGTGGGCAGGCCGGTGATATCCTTCTCCTGAAAAAAGACCGTTCCCGAATTGGGCCTGACGAGGCCGACGATCATATAGAACGTGGTCGTCTTCCCCGCGCCATTGGGCCCCAGCAGGCCGACAATTTCTCCGCGGTTGACCGTGATATCGACGCCGTTGACCACCGCCCGGCCGCCGTAGATCTTCACGAGACTGTCTGTCCGCGTGAGTGCCTTTCCGTTATTCTCGTGCATTGTTGTTCCTTCCATAATGGTTGTCCCCGCATACTCGATGCCGTTCACCGCACTTCGCCAAGTTCTCGTGCATTCTTATCGGAGTAGAATATGAGGCGGGCCGTGGGTTCAAAGATGGTCTTCTCATTGTCCTTGAAAATAGTGATTTTATCCGCCGTGTATGTGTTCCGCCCCTGCGTGATGGACGGCGACCCCGTCAGTATTATTCTCCCATCAGACGCGGTATAGACCGCCTTGCGGCTCTGGGAGCGCTTGTCGTGGGCGTCAATGACCACCTTCTTGCCCGTGGAGATGACTTCTTTGATCTCCCGCGTGTTGTGGTCAAAATGGACGACCATGGTATCGGCCCACATATTGCCGCTGCTGTCCTTGACGTGGACATGATCTCTGAATTCAGCCGTATTCTTTTTGTGGTCGACATCTGCGCGGTCAGAGGTTACCACGGTGGGCTGCGGTTTATCCGCTGGCCTGACCGGTGCCCGCACAGTCGGGCGGCCATCAGCGCTGCCCTGGGCAGCCGTCGCTCCTGTCTCTCCAGGTGAGCACACGAGCAGCAGCACCGCGGCAATAATCGCGCTCATCTCATGAGCCCCTTCCCGCCGGGCTGGGTATAGATCACTTTGACGTCCTTCTTCAGCGACGCCTTCCCCGACGCCTGGTCCCATTCCAGTCCCGTCCCCGTGGTGATTGAGTTCTCGGTGACGATGGTGACGAACTCATCCGTTGTTACCAGCTTCCTCTCTTTGTTGAGAAGGGCCTTGGCGCTGGTGGCCACGACGTTCGTCCCATCCTCCTGGTAGTAGATCGCGCGGGCGTTTTTGATTTCAATGTTCGTCGGGGTCAGGAATGTCGCCACGCTCCCCTCAATCTTCCACTCAATCCTGCCGTTTTTGTTCGTCGAGCTGAAGACGAAGCCCCCCTGCAGTTCTGATCCCGGGCTCCCGGAGTGAGGGGGGGCGTTTTCGGCAGGCACCGATGTCCGGAACGCGAAGAGGATTCCTGATATGAGCAGCCTAATCCCTATACGCATTCACTGCATCCTTCCACCTGCCCTGAGCCTTGAGGACAAGCTCAATGACCTCCCTCAGCGCCCCCTCGCCGCCACCCCTCTTCGTGACGAGAGAGGCCACCCGCCGAACCTCCTCAGCGGCGCGCGGTACGGCGACGGCGAGCCCTGCCTTCTCGAGGAGGGGGAGATCAGGGAGGTCGTCTCCGATAGCGCATATCTGGTGCGGGCGGAGTTTAAACTCCCGCTGCAGTATACCAAATATCCTGCCCTTGGCGGAAAGGCCCTGCCAGAGGCGGTTGACGCCCATTTCACGGCTCCTCCTGAGCAGCGCCTGCGAGGCGCGGGCCGAGACGAGCAGAACCTTGAGGCCGGACCGCCGCGCCAGCGCGACCGCGAGCCCGTCATGAACATGAAACCGCTTAAACTCGGATCTATGAGATCCGTACACAATGCCGCCGTCGGTCAGGACGCCGTCCACGTCGGCGACGATTGCCCTGATCAGGCGCGCCCTTCTAATAATGTCAGCCTTTTTCATATCGCGAAGA includes these proteins:
- the raiA gene encoding ribosome-associated translation inhibitor RaiA, coding for MQLIVTGRHVDVTEAMKNYAREKLGRIMHDRPHINEIHVIMDVQKYRHRVELSARGKNLDLFCQEETPDMYASIDRALAKLDRQLLRYKERHLRKHQPAPVRAHGAPPREETAEWEEPYIAQRFPMKPMYPGEAFLQMKVERHLFFIFLNAETEEINLLYRIGEHEIGHLIPKKIKGPDQQATFQLRVFSEASFTPDAKPRPLRKEPCDVAWATPEEALASMVAAGEKYRFFMNTAAENASVVYQQVNGSYALIEPGK
- the lptC gene encoding LPS export ABC transporter periplasmic protein LptC, which produces MRIGIRLLISGILFAFRTSVPAENAPPHSGSPGSELQGGFVFSSTNKNGRIEWKIEGSVATFLTPTNIEIKNARAIYYQEDGTNVVATSAKALLNKERKLVTTDEFVTIVTENSITTGTGLEWDQASGKASLKKDVKVIYTQPGGKGLMR
- the ptsP gene encoding phosphoenolpyruvate--protein phosphotransferase, which encodes MPAKIIRRPRLTQESHHGIGVSPGVAIGKAFIFDSEEVVVIKRHIDAEQVPTEIARFEDALIRTRKEILDIQSKLSERLGTEHAEIFNAHLLVLEDRSLIEDVIKKIEREHYNIEYIFQQVGKKYADIFSQIEDDYLKERASDIRDVTRRVLHNLMGEKREDVSRLKEEVIIVAHDLSPSDTALMHKDKVISFVTDIGAMTSHTAIMARSLKVPAVVGLRDLTQKIKSGETLIVDGTGGMVITSPTKQTLQKYTQLKNRIQVIEERLTSLKNLPAETLDGYRVALAANIELPEDVAPALEHGAEGVGLYRTEFFYMNRKDLPTEEEQYRAYKTVAEHVRPHSAIIRTLDIGGDKFLSDPQVPREMNPFLGWRGIRFCLERTDIFKTQLRAILRASSVGNVKVMFPMISGFEEVLRAKEILEEAKNELRKHGKEFDREIEVGVMIEIPSAALTADILAKHVDFFSIGTNDLIQYSLAVDRVNEKIAYLYEPRHPAILRLIKQIIAAGHNENIWVGMCGEMAGEPSLALILMGMGLDEFSVSMVSIPEIKKVIRSVHLAQARALAEEVLSYTNVEDIRACCKKLLLKIVPELVVLKGER
- a CDS encoding YvcK family protein codes for the protein MRLLKWFYPGMGVKRWWFACGGGLLVFGLGFHVLLVSGKSIAFRSLGAALLVAGVGLEFYTLAKLSRSLLNVFLPGGETKFVDILFKKTQLRKGPRITAIGGGTGLSVLLQGLKRYSSNLTAIVTVADDGGSSGRLRRDFNLPPPGDIRNCLVSLADAEPLMSRLFQYRFDDCSELGGHSFGNLFIMAMTKVTGDFEKAVEASSKVLAISGRVVPCTLRNVSLVARHTDGTVTRGEEMIAKSARGVVEVALEPSGSRPTETALQAISESDAIVLGPGSLYTSIIPNLLVEGMSAALAASPAVKIYVCNVMTQAGETKGYTASQHVEALLRHADTDIVDYVVCNNGRVPSSLLKKYQGENAEPVAVDLKEMRHQPYRVIVEDVISARDYVRHDPERLADIIIKLIQIAPER
- the hprK gene encoding HPr(Ser) kinase/phosphatase, with amino-acid sequence MRGIRVEEFYQLTKDKLKLRLVAGGKGLKRRIMVPELNRPGLALAGYFDYFASRRPQVLGMVEINYLHSMDVTLRRKRIRELLKRRVPCVIIARNYRPPAELPEEAERERVPLFRSPMVTMSLINKATIFLEDEFSPSTSMSADLLEVFGVGILICGKSGVGKSECALGLIKRGHRLIADDVVKIQLRGGKYLIGTGADIVKHHVEIRGLGIVNVQDLYGATCIKDSQEVELAVTLEEWDSSKEYERLGLEDKNIEILGQSLPHLIIPVRPGRDIVLLLEAAALNQRLKKMGRHAAKALDRDLIEVMKKE
- a CDS encoding HAD hydrolase family protein: MKKADIIRRARLIRAIVADVDGVLTDGGIVYGSHRSEFKRFHVHDGLAVALARRSGLKVLLVSARASQALLRRSREMGVNRLWQGLSAKGRIFGILQREFKLRPHQICAIGDDLPDLPLLEKAGLAVAVPRAAEEVRRVASLVTKRGGGEGALREVIELVLKAQGRWKDAVNAYRD
- the lptB gene encoding LPS export ABC transporter ATP-binding protein, producing the protein MHENNGKALTRTDSLVKIYGGRAVVNGVDITVNRGEIVGLLGPNGAGKTTTFYMIVGLVRPNSGTVFFQEKDITGLPTCQRARMGMSYLSQESSIFRKLTVEQNILAILETLPLSRAQRKTRLDELLNELGIAHLAKQKAYTLSGGERRRLEISRALVTSPSFMLLDEPFSGVDPIAVFDVQQIIANLKSKGLGILLTDHSVRETLTITDRSYLIYEGKVLTHGTSEFLISDPEARRFYLGERFEM
- a CDS encoding HPr family phosphocarrier protein encodes the protein MADTVVKKDLTITNRLGLHARPAAMFVQLANKFSSDITVERGNEKVNGKSIMGIMMLAAGKGLKITVTAGGADAAEAVRALEALVKGKFGEG